In Synechococcus sp. A18-25c, a single window of DNA contains:
- the egtD gene encoding L-histidine N(alpha)-methyltransferase codes for MTITTATRPTLIDLHPPAADMQRLVKEGLEREPRQLPAWFLYDAEGSQLFDQICQQPEYSLTRTEIALLEQSAEEIATAMGSGVIVEFGAGSARKVGPLLNAMQPAAYVALDISAAHLQQATAALQAAHPGVPMLGICCDHSRLEVLPDHPLLQGQRRLGFFPGSSLGNFTQEEAVRLLRRFRLLLDGGPLLLGLDQPKSQTRLEAAYDDAAGISAAFARNLLQRLNRDLSADFQPQRFSYQAQWQAAHSRVQMVLVSDCEQTVSIGSSSWRFAAGEPLVTEYSVKYSPEMACDLAEAAGWRWCRRWHDPADDLSLHWLEPAD; via the coding sequence ATGACAATTACCACCGCCACACGGCCAACCTTGATCGACCTGCATCCGCCCGCGGCGGACATGCAGCGATTGGTGAAAGAAGGCCTGGAACGGGAACCCCGACAGCTCCCCGCCTGGTTCCTCTACGACGCTGAGGGCTCGCAGCTGTTCGATCAAATCTGCCAACAACCGGAATACAGCCTCACGCGCACGGAAATTGCCCTCCTGGAGCAGTCAGCCGAGGAGATCGCCACCGCCATGGGCTCTGGCGTGATCGTTGAATTCGGTGCCGGCAGCGCCCGCAAGGTGGGGCCATTGCTGAACGCGATGCAACCCGCGGCCTATGTGGCACTCGACATCAGTGCAGCCCATCTCCAGCAGGCCACAGCCGCACTGCAAGCTGCGCACCCCGGGGTGCCGATGCTGGGCATCTGCTGCGATCACAGCCGGCTGGAGGTCCTGCCTGACCACCCGCTGCTGCAAGGGCAGCGACGTCTGGGCTTTTTCCCTGGCAGCTCCCTCGGCAACTTCACGCAGGAGGAAGCAGTTCGGCTGTTGCGGCGCTTCCGCCTGCTGCTGGATGGCGGCCCCCTGCTGCTCGGTTTGGATCAGCCCAAATCGCAGACAAGGCTGGAAGCCGCCTACGACGATGCGGCAGGCATCTCCGCCGCCTTCGCCCGCAATTTGCTGCAGCGCCTGAACCGGGACCTGAGCGCCGATTTTCAGCCCCAACGATTCTCTTATCAGGCGCAATGGCAAGCGGCGCACAGCCGCGTGCAGATGGTTCTGGTGAGCGACTGCGAACAGACCGTCTCCATCGGTTCCAGCTCCTGGCGCTTTGCCGCTGGTGAACCGCTGGTGACGGAATACAGCGTCAAGTATTCACCCGAGATGGCCTGTGATCTGGCTGAAGCCGCAGGTTGGCGCTGGTGTCGCCGCTGGCACGACCCGGCCGACGACCTCTCCCTGCACTGGCTGGAACCGGCAGACTGA
- a CDS encoding hercynine metabolism small protein, whose protein sequence is MGLEERRQTIKAQREQLISELEAIYMGAFERIGQLEMGEGAVARLTQLMLRSREAAITPLQEEIEAPLITRAPDQAGQTN, encoded by the coding sequence ATGGGACTTGAAGAACGACGTCAGACGATCAAGGCCCAGCGTGAGCAGCTGATCAGCGAACTGGAGGCGATTTACATGGGAGCGTTCGAGCGGATCGGCCAACTCGAAATGGGGGAAGGGGCGGTGGCGCGGCTGACGCAGCTGATGCTGCGTTCCCGCGAAGCAGCGATCACGCCGCTCCAGGAGGAGATCGAAGCACCATTAATCACCCGAGCACCGGACCAGGCCGGCCAGACCAACTGA
- a CDS encoding hercynine metabolism protein: MAPTWLDQLERNLEERLDAFLRSNPDQDRLLQEQHLQDRQRDLCRRRDQMQLQARDLRRQLLSLAEQVQAWGARSDKARDAGADDLAQRAKDHVSTLMNQGRVLWTELDRLGQSFKDLDRQISDLNQQASQQSGQRSLDEDWALFEAHQELEELRRRQGLS; this comes from the coding sequence ATGGCCCCCACCTGGCTGGATCAACTGGAGCGCAATCTGGAAGAGCGCCTGGACGCGTTTCTGCGTTCCAATCCCGATCAAGATCGTCTGCTCCAGGAGCAGCACCTGCAGGACCGGCAACGCGATCTCTGCCGAAGACGCGATCAGATGCAGCTGCAAGCCCGGGACCTACGTCGCCAGTTGCTGTCGCTTGCCGAACAGGTGCAGGCCTGGGGTGCACGCAGCGACAAAGCCCGCGATGCCGGTGCCGATGACCTGGCGCAGCGGGCCAAAGACCACGTCAGCACCTTGATGAATCAAGGCAGAGTTCTCTGGACAGAGCTGGATCGGCTCGGACAGAGCTTCAAGGACCTCGACCGTCAGATCTCTGACCTCAACCAGCAGGCCAGTCAACAATCGGGACAACGCAGCCTGGATGAAGACTGGGCCTTGTTCGAGGCCCACCAGGAGCTGGAGGAGCTGAGGCGCCGTCAGGGCCTCAGCTGA
- the egtB gene encoding ergothioneine biosynthesis protein EgtB, with protein sequence MAAGSLLDRLLEVRQASEALIAPLDAEDLNLQGMADASPPKWHLAHTTWFFETFVLKPHQPDYTPADPRWSYLFNSYYDTVGPRQPRPQRGLLSRPPMADVAAWRQRVTQALETLLVHHADGPWRELVELGLQHEQQHQELLLMDLLDGFSRQPLEPAYRDDWCEQDEDLPDSGPTCADDLHGPWLHCRGGLVEVGHQGDSFHFDNEGPRHRTWLDPFAIADRLVSNGAYRRFIDDGGYRRPDLWMSEGWAECQRRGWQAPRYWRRDRDGEGPWRWEFTLGSRRPLEDHRPVRHLSWFEADAFARWAGARLPNEAEWEFARVQHGENLLQSHGQLWQWTASPYRPYPGFHPAAGAVGEYNGKFMTSQFVLRGSSRLTPPGHARDTYRNFFPPVSRWMAAGLRLAR encoded by the coding sequence ATGGCCGCTGGCTCCCTCCTGGATCGACTGTTGGAGGTGCGTCAGGCCAGCGAAGCCTTGATCGCTCCGCTCGACGCAGAGGACCTCAATCTGCAGGGCATGGCCGATGCCAGCCCGCCTAAATGGCACCTAGCCCACACCACCTGGTTTTTTGAAACCTTCGTGTTGAAGCCCCATCAGCCGGATTACACACCGGCAGATCCCCGCTGGAGCTACCTGTTCAATTCCTATTACGACACGGTCGGTCCTCGCCAGCCGCGGCCGCAGCGAGGCCTCCTCAGCCGACCACCCATGGCCGACGTTGCGGCCTGGAGACAACGGGTTACCCAGGCCCTGGAGACGCTGCTAGTGCATCACGCCGATGGCCCCTGGCGGGAGCTGGTGGAGCTGGGACTGCAGCACGAGCAGCAGCATCAGGAGTTGCTCCTGATGGATCTACTCGATGGCTTCAGCCGGCAACCCCTGGAGCCCGCCTATCGCGACGACTGGTGTGAGCAAGATGAGGATCTGCCTGACAGCGGCCCGACCTGCGCCGACGACCTCCATGGTCCCTGGCTGCACTGCCGGGGAGGGCTGGTGGAGGTGGGCCACCAAGGGGATAGCTTCCATTTCGATAACGAAGGACCACGCCACCGCACCTGGCTCGACCCCTTTGCCATCGCCGATCGGCTGGTGAGCAACGGGGCCTATCGCCGCTTCATCGACGACGGTGGTTACCGCCGCCCAGACCTGTGGATGAGCGAGGGGTGGGCGGAGTGCCAACGCCGGGGCTGGCAAGCACCCCGCTACTGGCGGCGGGATCGCGATGGAGAGGGGCCCTGGCGCTGGGAATTCACTCTGGGAAGCCGACGCCCACTAGAGGATCACCGGCCAGTGCGTCACCTCAGCTGGTTCGAAGCTGATGCCTTTGCCCGTTGGGCCGGGGCACGGTTACCCAACGAAGCAGAATGGGAATTCGCCAGGGTTCAGCATGGAGAAAACCTGCTCCAGAGCCATGGCCAGCTGTGGCAATGGACCGCCAGCCCCTATCGGCCCTATCCCGGGTTTCATCCCGCGGCCGGGGCTGTTGGCGAATACAACGGCAAATTCATGACCTCCCAGTTCGTGCTGCGTGGCAGCAGCCGGCTCACCCCCCCTGGACATGCCCGCGACACCTACCGAAACTTCTTCCCCCCAGTGAGCCGGTGGATGGCCGCAGGTCTACGTCTGGCGCGATGA